CGCGCGTGCATCCCTGGAGCGTGCCCGGGCGCTACGGCTGGGTGGGTGGCACCGGGACCTCCGCACACATCATTCCGGCCACCGGGACGGTCGCCGTCCTGCTCACCCAGGTGGAGATGAGGGGGCCCACCTCGCCCGCGGTGATGCGGGACTTCTGGCGGTATGCCGCGGGCAGGCCCGGGGGCCTGGAGGTGCCGGGGCCGGGGCTCCGTGGTCCGGGGGCTCGGGGGACTGAGTGATCGGCCACCACTCGCCTGCGGCGGGCCTCCGGAGGGTGCGTCTTGCGGGCTCGGTGCGACTACCGGGCGGTGCGTCCTGGTTGCTCCCCCACTGCCCTGAAGGCGTGGGAGGTACCCCCATCCCCGCGCCCCTTGTCGCGCCCACGCGCGGCGGAGCCGCACATCGAGTACAGCCCCGCGCGTCTTTGGGGCGCGAACCGTTCGGCCCTTGCTGTTTCGTGTGCGGCTGTCGGGTGAATGGTGGCTGGTCGCGCAGTTCCCCGCGCCCCTTCAGAGCGCCCGGGACCGTTCAGCGCAAGCCGCAAGCCGCAAGCCGCAACCCCTCCGCACCTCAGCCGGGACCCAGGGCCCCGCCCGCGCCGGACGCGGCCCAAGCCCCGCCCCCGCCGGACACGGCCCCGGGCCCCGGCCCGGCGGACGCCGCCCCCGCCCCCGGCCCCGCCTACTCCCCGTCCTCGTCCTCCTCGTCGTCCAGCCGTGCCAGCCACGTGGCCAGGCGTTCGACGGGGATCTCGAAGTCCGGGTTGAGGTCGACGAACGTACGCAGTTGTTCGGCGAGCCACTCGAAAGTGATCTCCTCCTCGCCGCGCCGTTTCTCCAGTTCCTCGATGCCGCGGTCGGTGAAGTACAACAGTTGCTCCTGATGCGGATGGGGCGTGCCCCGCTGCCTATGGCTTCAGGGTAGGCGACCTGCGGATGTACCGGTTTCCCGACGATGCCGTCTCGTCCGCAACCGGCGGGGACACCAGCCTCGTCGCGATTCATGTGGGCTCCGGAACGGAAGTGTCGGTCCAGGGCGCCGGACGGGGGAGTTGGTGATCGGGATGAGTCACATTCAGGAGATCGAGCTGCCGGACGGCACCGTCGTCCTGGCCAGGCTCACCACGCCCGATGTCTACGGTTCAGACGACCAGGACGTCGGTGTGTTCGACACGGCCACCGCCAAGGTCGAGCAGCTCGGTGAGCTGATCACCGCGGTCGGCTCCAGCGTGCTGGCCGCGGCCCGCGCCGCGGGGCCCGACGAGGCCGCGGTCACCTTCGGCGTGGAGTTGACCGCCAGGTCGGGCAGGGCCCTTGCGGTGCTCGCCGAGGGGGAGGCCAAGGCCGCCGTCCAGGTGACCCTCACCTGGCACATGGACGAGCGGTCGCGAACCAGCCGCGAACGTGCCGACAATGCTTCTGGTGCCCCGGCCGACGACGCCCCACCGGTGACCCCCACACCGCGCGTCCCGGCCGACGGCGCGTCGCCCGCAACGCCCGACGACCGCACTCCAGGGAGCGCGAGCGCCCATGCCTGAGCTGAACCTCTGGCTCGATGCGCATGCCCGCGCCGCCACCGTCCGCCTGCTGCCGGCCTCGGACGCAGGGGATCCCGCCGTTCCCATGTGGGGAAGCGGCTTCTTCGTGGCGCCCGGCTGGGTGGTGACCGCCGCCCATGTGCTCCGCCCCCATCTGGCAGGCGACCGGAACCTCACGTTCGCGGTATGCGGCGAGACGCAGGCCAACGACGCGATCCCGGTCCGGGCCCGGCTCGCCCAGTGGCTGATCACCGACCCGGGGGCCACCGAGGTGCCGCCCGGCGAGGACCTCGCCCTGGTGCGGCTGCTCGACGACGACGCCGAGCACGAGTGCGTCTGGCTGGTCGACCGCGCCGTGCAGCACGTCGGCGGCGTGGTGGCCTACGGCTACCGGCCCGGTGAGGGCGGCCACCCGGAGGCGGTGTCCTGGAGCGGCGACGCCGAGATCAACGTCCGCGACGGGTCGTACGGACTGCGTTTCAAACCCGACGTCGACTTCCCGGCCGGTGTCTCCGGCGGGCCGCTGCTCGACCCGGACACCGGCGCCGTGGTCGCCCTGATCAAGTCGCGCCGCAGGCAGCGCGACGGCGGCCTCGCCGTCTCGATCGCCGCGCTGCGCCGCTTCGGCCCGCTCTACGGCGAGGTGATGCGGGCGCACGACGCCTGGCACGGCCGCACGTCCGGGTCCGCCGGCTCCACCTGGGTCGACGCCCAGCAGGCCGTCGTGACGGGGAACCGCCCCACCGGCGGCGAGGAGTGGACGCCGCACGACCGCCGGGCCGCGCTGCGCCGGCTCGCCGCGCTCCCCGCGCCGCCCGACGGGCCCACCGTGGCGATCCTCGCCCGCCAGGCCATCAGCGGGAACCGCTGGCCACAGGAGGGGCCCGAGCTGCACACCTGGCGGGACGGCCACGGCCTCCTCTACGAGGGCGGCCGGCCGATGGACTCCATGATCATGCTGCGCTACCTCCAGCTCGTCTCGCTCTACGTGCACCGCCGCGGCGGTGACGTGGACTCCCTCACCGACTGGGTCCAGGAGCGCCTGCACCGGCACACCTGGCCGCACATGGCCGCCTTCGTGACCGACGCCCGGCTGCCCGCGTCCCTGGAACCGGGCAAGGAGGACTCCGGCCGGATCGTCATCCCGTACCCGGGCCCGGGCGAGGGCCCCACCGTGGCGGTCCTGCTCGACCCGGTGATCGGCTCCGAACCGGCGCACTTCTTCTGGCAGGTGTGGGTCGACGACGGCGAGGGCGAGCCGGAGTTGCAGGCCGAGGACCGCTCCACGCACGGCCACCGGCCCGGCGACCTGGTGCAGGCCCTGCGCCGGCCGCTGATGGACGTCTTCCAGCGCCGGGACCGCGCGGGCCGGCCGGTTCCCCTCGAAATCGCGCTGCCCGCCGAGTACTTCGACATCGCCGTGCACCGCTGGCGCCTCAACGACATCGCGGCCCTGGACGACACGTACCACCTGGGCGCGCAACGCCGCGTCGTGCTGCGCGCCCTTGAGCGCCGGGGAGAACCGGACAAAAAGTGGCTCTCCCGCTGGGGCGCCATCGGCGAGCAGCGGCAGCTGACCGGGTGGCGCGTTCCGGAGCCCGGTGTGAGCCCCAGTGCGGGCCAGTTCCGTGACGCCTCGAACAACGCCGTCCCCGTCATCTGCCGCTCGGTGGGGCAGGGCCTCGGGCGCACGGCCCTCAGGCTCGCCCTGGAGAGCGGCCACGGCGTGGCCCTGTGGCGCGTCGACGGCCACGGCTCGGGGGGCTGCTCGGACTCCTGCGAGGACCTGCACGCCAAGACCAAGTGGCTCTTCGAGCCCCTGGAGTCCGTCACCGAACTGCCGGACCGGCTGCGCCAGCTGAGGCAGGAGATCAGCGAGAGGCACGTCGACCGCCGCTGGGCCGAGCCCCTGGCACTGCTCTACGACGACCCCAGGCGCCCGCTGCCCGCCGAGGACACCACACCCCTGGACGCGCCGCTGTGAACGGTGTCCTGACCTCGGGGACCCTCGGCCCCGCCCGCCGTGCCGCGCACCGCGGGCCGCTCGGCGACCGCCGCGGACGGGACGCCTGCCCTGCGGTGGATTGGCCGAGAACGCCCGTATGGAACACCTGGCCCGGGTACGTTTTCAGGGGCCCGTTGCGGGCGCCCGTCGCCCCGGTCGGCCAGGACGTCGTCTGCAACCGACCGTTGACGAGGAGCATCCCATGACCGACTGGTTCATCTACCGGGGCACCGGGGGGCCGGATCCGGACAAGATCAGGGAGCTGCCCGAGGCCCCGCCCTGGCGGCGGTTCGACGCCCCTGTCGTGCCCTACTCGGTGCCGCCGCTCGACTCGTCGACGGCACGCAGGCTCGGCGCGCGCAGCGTCCCCCTGCCCGTTCAGGACGACGACACCCTCGAACTGATCAACGCCGCCCTCTACTTGCGGCGCCCCCTGCTCGTCACCGGACCGCCCGGCGCCGGGAAGTCGACGCTCGCGCACTCCATCGCGTACGAACTCGGCCTCGGCCGCGTCCTGGAATGGCCGATCGTCAGCCGCAGCGAGCTCAAGGACGGCCTCTACACGTACGACGCCATAGGACGGCTCCAAGACGCGCAGCTGGACCGCGCCCACGTCGCGTGGGAGAGCGAGGGACCGCACGGGGCGAGCCGCTCGTCCGACATCGGCCGCTACCTGAAGCTCGGCCCGCTCGGCACCGCCCTGGTGGCCGCCGAGCGGCCCCGCGTGCTGCTCATCGACGAGCTCGACAAGAGCGACATAGACCTGCCCAACGACCTCCTGAACGTCCTGGAGGAGGGCAGGTTCGGCATCCCCGAGCTGGAGCGGATCGCCGACCGGCCCGGCATGGAGACGGTCGAGATCCTCACGGACGACGGCCTGCGGGTGCCCGTCACCAACGGCCAGGTGCGCTGCCGCGCGTTCCCGTTCGTGGTGATGACCAGCAACCGCGAGCGGGAGTTCCCGGCGCCGCTGATGCGCCGCTGCATCCCGCTGACCCTGGAAGCGCCCCGCGACCAGCGGCTCGCCGCACTCGTGCAGGCGCACTTCGGCACGGGCTCGTACGACGACAACCACGACATCGTCGACCAGTTCAGGCAGGCTGAGTCCGACGGCGCGCTGCGCCCCACCGACCAGTTGCTGAACGCGATCTTCCTCGCCCAGCACGCCGCGCGGGACGCCTCGCGCGACGTCACGGCACAGCGCGCCGGTATCGCCCAGCTGCTGATGCAGCCCCTGGACCCCGGGCCCAGGCCCAGGTGACCCCATGAGCAGCGTCGAGCCCACCCCCCGTCCGGCCGTGCCCGGGAGTCCGGACGGAGCGCGCGGCGACGCCGCGGGCCAGGCGCTCGCGGCGCTGATCGCGCGGATGCGCGAGGCGGAGATCCCGCCGAGCGTCGAGGAGATGGCGGACGCGCTCTGGCTCGCCCGCTGGCTGCCGGACCCGGGCCAGGACGGGCCCGCCGACCAGGGGACCGACGACCGCACCCCGCCGGTGAAGCCCACCGACAGCAACGGCCGCGGGTACCGCCCCCCGCAGATGCCCCCGGCCGCCTCCCAGGAGGAGCACACGCTCGCCGAGCGGACCGAGCTCTTCGTCCGCGGTCCGGGCCCCGAGGCCGCGACCGAGCTGCGGCAGGTGCAGGTTCCCGCCGCGCCCGCCCTGCCGGAGCCGCTCGCGCTCCAGCACGGCCTGCGCATCCTCCAGCGCTACCGCGCTCCCGTGCGCCCCGTCTCCAGCACCACCCTCGACGAGGACCGCACCGCCGACCGGGCCGCCGAGTCCGGTCTCGTCCAGCCCGTGCTGCGCCCCGAACGGCGCCGCGAGGCCCGGCTGCTGCTGGTCATGGACGCCTCCACGTCCACCGTGGTGTGGCAGCAGGCGCTCGACGAGCTGCGTCAGGTCTGCGAGCGGGCCGGCGCGTTCCGCGAGGTGCAGGTCCAGTACCTGCACGCCACCGACGAGGGCCTGCCGGGCTACGCGCCGACCCCCGAGCGCACCGGCCCGCTGCACGCCCCCGAGCAGCTCAGCGACCCCACCGGGCGCCGGCTCACGCTCGTCCTCAGCGACTGCGCGGGGCCCATGTGGCGCAGCGGCCAGATCCACCGCCTGCTGTACCGGTGGGCCACCACCGCGCCCGTCGCCGTCGTCCAGCCCCTGCCGCAGCGCATGTGGCTGCGCACCCACCTGCCGGCCCGGCGGGGCCAGCTCCACCGTCGCGAAGGGCCCGCCGGGCGCCTGGTGTTCACGCCCGAGCGCGGGCGCCTGGAGCCGGGCGCGCTGCCGGTGCCGGTGCTCGCGCTGCGCCGGTCCTCCGTCGAGGGATGGGCGCGGCTCGTGGCGGGCGCCACGGGGCAGAGCCTGATGGCCGCGGCCGGGTGGGTGCACGCGGCGCACCCCCCGGCCACCTCGCCCGTGCGGGCCGAGGAGGAGCTGTCCGGCGAGGACCGCGTGCGGGCCTTCGTGCGGCACGCCTCGCCGGACGCCCGCCGCCTCGCCTGCTACCTGTCCGCGGTGCCGCTGTTCCTGCCGGTGATGCAGCTCGTGCAGCGCGCCATGCTCGCCGGCACCGGGCCCGACGTGCTGTCCGAGGTGCTGCTCGGCGGGCTGCTCAAGCGCCGCGAGGACGCGGCCGACCCGCGTGCCGTGCGCTACGACTTCCTGCCCGGCGTCGCCGCCGAGCTGCGCAAGAGGCTCACGGCGGACGAGGCGAAGCTGCTGCTCAAGCACTGCTCGGAGTACATCGAGCGGAGCTTCGGGCGCACCGCGCGGAACTTCCCCGCGCTGGCGGCCGCCTTCCTGCGCGGCGCCGTCGACCCGCAGGCGGTACACCCCGACCCCACCGAGCAGCCGGCGCCCGACGAGGAGCACGCGGGGCTGCGCGCCTTCGCCGAGGTCTCCTCCGACCTCCTGCGCGACCTGGGCCGGCGCACCCCCTGGCCGCTGCCCCGGCCGCCCGACCCCCGGCTCGGCGCCGACGAGCTGCTGGCCCGCGGCCGTGCCGCACTGCGCCACTACGAGGCCGAGGGCCTGGTCCGCGAGCTGGACGAGGCGGTGGCCCTCTTCAAGCAGGCGGCAGCCGTGGCCGGGCCGGCCGCCGAACGCGGCGCGGCCGCCGAGGAACTGGCGAACGCCCTCCTGGCCCGCTGGCGGGTCCGCCGGGTCGGCGACGACCTCCGCGAGGCGCTCGACGTGCTGGCGGCCGAGCACGTCACCTCGCTGCGCGGGGGCCTGCTGAGGGGCACCATCCACTGGCTGCTCGCGGGGGAGCTGCACAGCTCGTGGCTCGGCGTCGACGACCTGCCGGACGGCGTGCGCCGCTGGGCGCGGGAGCACGCCGCGGCGGGGGAGCCGGCCACCGCCTGGGCGTTCTGCGAGCTGCTGCGCATGGCGGACGAGGAGCTCACCCGCGTGGTGTTCGGCGACGACCCGCCGTCCGCCACCGGCACGGGGTCGTACACGTCGCCCGGCACGCGCGCGGGTGCACCGCGCCAGGGGACGCCGTCCCCGCCCGCCCAGGGCATGGCCGAGACCGAGGGGCAGGGCATCGCGATGCCGGCGCAGAGCGGCGGCCCGAGCGCGCCGGGGAGCGCCCCGTCCCTGAACCTGCCGCCGCTCTCCTCCGGACCGCGCCGAGCCCTGTCCGCCGTGCTGGCCGGCGAGGACGCCGACCGGCGCCGGACGGCCGCCGACACCCTGCCCACCGTGCGCAGCGCCCTGGCGACCGCCGGGGCCCCGCTCGCCCGCCCCGACGGACCGCTGCGCGCCGCGGGCCCAGAGGACTGGTACCTCACGCACTTGCAGCGTGCCGCCGAGGCCTCCGTGGTGCGGCTGGAGTACCCCGACCCGGAACGCGGCCACCTGGTCCGCGGCCGCATCCTGCTGGAGCTGGCCACCCAGTACCTGGGGCGCGGCCCCGTCGAGCGGGAGGCCGGCCCCGACGAGGCGGCCGCCGCCGACGCGGGACGCGGCGCAGGCGAGCACCTGATGGCGGCGCTGAGCACGCCCGACGCGCTGCCGGCGCCCGAACGCTGCCGTGCCTGGCTGGACATGGCCTCGGCGATCGAGACGTTCCGCACCACCGGCGAGGGCGCCGCCGAGCGGGACGGGGAGCCACCGCGGATCATGGACGCCGTGGCGCAGGCGCTGGCCGCGGCCGGCGACGACGAGGACCTCCGCTTCGACTGCCACGTCATGGCGGCCCGGCTGCACCGCGACCGCTACGACACCACCGGGCGCGGCGCCGACCTGGACCACTCGGTGGCGTCCTGGCAGGAGGCCGTCGCGCTGCTCGCCACGGACGACCCGAGGCGGCCCGGCGTCCTCGGCGAGTACGGCGCCACCCTGGTGCGCCGCGGCGAGCTGCGGGACTCCGCGGACGACATCGACCAGGCCGTCCGCCTGCTGCGCGCCGCCGTCGACTGGACGTCCGACGACAATCCCGAGCTGCCCGACCGCAGGCGGACCCTGGGGATCGCGCACTACCTGCGGTTCCGGTCGCAGGAGGTGATCGCCGACCTCTTCGAGGCCGACTGGATACTGGGCGAGGCCGCGCGCGGCGCCAAGGACAGCCCGGAACTCGCCCACGACTGCTGGCTGCAACGGGGCGCCGTCGTCATGGAACTCGCCGACCGGCTGGGCAACATCGGGCTGCTGCAACGCGCCGACGACCATGTGCGGCACGCGGTGGAGATCGCGAGGGAGGCCGGGAACGGGACGTGGGTCGCTCGCGCTCAGCAGCTCAGGGGGATGCTCCTGGAACGGCAGGGCGCGCCTGACCTGGCGCTGCGGCAGTACCGGGAGGCGCTGACCGTGGCTGACACCGGCGATGTCCGCGACGTCCGCCTTACGGCGGAACTCCGCGATGCCGTGGCTCGGTTGGAGCTCTGACGGGCGAGACCGCCGGGTCGTCTCCGTCCCGAGGGGGCTGGTTCTGTCGTCGCCGGACCTGCGGCGGGTGGCTGGTTGCTCGCGCAGTTCCCCGCGCCCCTTCGGGGCGCTCCTGTATGTGGGGCTGCGCCCCGGCCTACTCAGGGGCGCGGGGAACTGCGCGACCAGCCACCACGAAACCGTCAGGTCGTCTCCGTCCCGAGGGGGCTGGTTCTGTCGTCGCCGGACCTGCGGCGGGTGGCTGGTTGCTCGCGCAGTTCCCCGCGCCCCTTCGGGGCGCTCCTGTATGTGGGGCTGCGCCCCGGCCTACTCAGGGGCGCGGGGAACTGCGCGACCAGCCACCACGAAACCGTCAGGTCGTCACCGTCCCGAGGTGGCAGCCTGCTTGCGCAGCCCCATCACAAACCCACGGCGAACGACGAGGGCCCGGCCCCCGGAAAACACCCCAGGGCCGGGCCCAAGCAATCAACGGAATAGGCGAACCGGCACAGCCGCCCGCCCAAGGGCTACGCCTCGAAGACCTCCCGAGCCAGCTGCTCCTGCTCGGCCTGGTGCCGCTTCGCCGAACCCACCGCGGGGGACGAGCTGTGCGGGCGGGAGACCCGGAGCAGGCGCTCGCCGTGCGGGACGTCCGCGCCGACCGCCAGGTCCAGGTGGTCGATCAGGTTGAGGGCGATGAACGGCCATGCGCCCTGGTTCGCCGGCTCCTCCTGCGCCCAGAGGTACTTCTCCGCGTTCGGGTACTTGGAGATCTCGGCCTGGAGCTCGG
The nucleotide sequence above comes from Streptomyces sp. TS71-3. Encoded proteins:
- a CDS encoding trypsin-like peptidase domain-containing protein, which translates into the protein MPELNLWLDAHARAATVRLLPASDAGDPAVPMWGSGFFVAPGWVVTAAHVLRPHLAGDRNLTFAVCGETQANDAIPVRARLAQWLITDPGATEVPPGEDLALVRLLDDDAEHECVWLVDRAVQHVGGVVAYGYRPGEGGHPEAVSWSGDAEINVRDGSYGLRFKPDVDFPAGVSGGPLLDPDTGAVVALIKSRRRQRDGGLAVSIAALRRFGPLYGEVMRAHDAWHGRTSGSAGSTWVDAQQAVVTGNRPTGGEEWTPHDRRAALRRLAALPAPPDGPTVAILARQAISGNRWPQEGPELHTWRDGHGLLYEGGRPMDSMIMLRYLQLVSLYVHRRGGDVDSLTDWVQERLHRHTWPHMAAFVTDARLPASLEPGKEDSGRIVIPYPGPGEGPTVAVLLDPVIGSEPAHFFWQVWVDDGEGEPELQAEDRSTHGHRPGDLVQALRRPLMDVFQRRDRAGRPVPLEIALPAEYFDIAVHRWRLNDIAALDDTYHLGAQRRVVLRALERRGEPDKKWLSRWGAIGEQRQLTGWRVPEPGVSPSAGQFRDASNNAVPVICRSVGQGLGRTALRLALESGHGVALWRVDGHGSGGCSDSCEDLHAKTKWLFEPLESVTELPDRLRQLRQEISERHVDRRWAEPLALLYDDPRRPLPAEDTTPLDAPL
- a CDS encoding DUF6104 family protein, which gives rise to MYFTDRGIEELEKRRGEEEITFEWLAEQLRTFVDLNPDFEIPVERLATWLARLDDEEDEDGE
- a CDS encoding tetratricopeptide repeat protein, with the protein product MSSVEPTPRPAVPGSPDGARGDAAGQALAALIARMREAEIPPSVEEMADALWLARWLPDPGQDGPADQGTDDRTPPVKPTDSNGRGYRPPQMPPAASQEEHTLAERTELFVRGPGPEAATELRQVQVPAAPALPEPLALQHGLRILQRYRAPVRPVSSTTLDEDRTADRAAESGLVQPVLRPERRREARLLLVMDASTSTVVWQQALDELRQVCERAGAFREVQVQYLHATDEGLPGYAPTPERTGPLHAPEQLSDPTGRRLTLVLSDCAGPMWRSGQIHRLLYRWATTAPVAVVQPLPQRMWLRTHLPARRGQLHRREGPAGRLVFTPERGRLEPGALPVPVLALRRSSVEGWARLVAGATGQSLMAAAGWVHAAHPPATSPVRAEEELSGEDRVRAFVRHASPDARRLACYLSAVPLFLPVMQLVQRAMLAGTGPDVLSEVLLGGLLKRREDAADPRAVRYDFLPGVAAELRKRLTADEAKLLLKHCSEYIERSFGRTARNFPALAAAFLRGAVDPQAVHPDPTEQPAPDEEHAGLRAFAEVSSDLLRDLGRRTPWPLPRPPDPRLGADELLARGRAALRHYEAEGLVRELDEAVALFKQAAAVAGPAAERGAAAEELANALLARWRVRRVGDDLREALDVLAAEHVTSLRGGLLRGTIHWLLAGELHSSWLGVDDLPDGVRRWAREHAAAGEPATAWAFCELLRMADEELTRVVFGDDPPSATGTGSYTSPGTRAGAPRQGTPSPPAQGMAETEGQGIAMPAQSGGPSAPGSAPSLNLPPLSSGPRRALSAVLAGEDADRRRTAADTLPTVRSALATAGAPLARPDGPLRAAGPEDWYLTHLQRAAEASVVRLEYPDPERGHLVRGRILLELATQYLGRGPVEREAGPDEAAAADAGRGAGEHLMAALSTPDALPAPERCRAWLDMASAIETFRTTGEGAAERDGEPPRIMDAVAQALAAAGDDEDLRFDCHVMAARLHRDRYDTTGRGADLDHSVASWQEAVALLATDDPRRPGVLGEYGATLVRRGELRDSADDIDQAVRLLRAAVDWTSDDNPELPDRRRTLGIAHYLRFRSQEVIADLFEADWILGEAARGAKDSPELAHDCWLQRGAVVMELADRLGNIGLLQRADDHVRHAVEIAREAGNGTWVARAQQLRGMLLERQGAPDLALRQYREALTVADTGDVRDVRLTAELRDAVARLEL
- a CDS encoding MoxR family ATPase; amino-acid sequence: MTDWFIYRGTGGPDPDKIRELPEAPPWRRFDAPVVPYSVPPLDSSTARRLGARSVPLPVQDDDTLELINAALYLRRPLLVTGPPGAGKSTLAHSIAYELGLGRVLEWPIVSRSELKDGLYTYDAIGRLQDAQLDRAHVAWESEGPHGASRSSDIGRYLKLGPLGTALVAAERPRVLLIDELDKSDIDLPNDLLNVLEEGRFGIPELERIADRPGMETVEILTDDGLRVPVTNGQVRCRAFPFVVMTSNREREFPAPLMRRCIPLTLEAPRDQRLAALVQAHFGTGSYDDNHDIVDQFRQAESDGALRPTDQLLNAIFLAQHAARDASRDVTAQRAGIAQLLMQPLDPGPRPR
- a CDS encoding CU044_2847 family protein yields the protein MSHIQEIELPDGTVVLARLTTPDVYGSDDQDVGVFDTATAKVEQLGELITAVGSSVLAAARAAGPDEAAVTFGVELTARSGRALAVLAEGEAKAAVQVTLTWHMDERSRTSRERADNASGAPADDAPPVTPTPRVPADGASPATPDDRTPGSASAHA